One window from the genome of Dermacentor silvarum isolate Dsil-2018 chromosome 7, BIME_Dsil_1.4, whole genome shotgun sequence encodes:
- the LOC119458111 gene encoding LOW QUALITY PROTEIN: signal recognition particle 9 kDa protein-like (The sequence of the model RefSeq protein was modified relative to this genomic sequence to represent the inferred CDS: deleted 1 base in 1 codon): protein MTFITSWEEFRKPAERLYLADPMKVRFTVKYRHCDGKLQVKVTDNQVCLQYLTEHSQDVKRIEKLTNLLMRHMASKER, encoded by the exons ATGACTTTCATCACGTCGTGGGAGGAATTC CGAAAGCCTGCCGAGAGGCTCTACCTCGCCGATCCAATGAAG GTTAGGTTCACCGTAAAATACAGGCACTGCGATGGCAAGCTCCAAGTCAAAGTAACAGACAATCAAGTG TGCCTTCAATATTTGACAGAACATTCTCAAGACGTCAAGAGGATAGAAAAGTTAACCAACCTGCTGATGAGGCATATGGCGTCGAAGGAACGATGA